The proteins below come from a single Antennarius striatus isolate MH-2024 chromosome 18, ASM4005453v1, whole genome shotgun sequence genomic window:
- the ptmab gene encoding prothymosin alpha-B translates to MADAQTDTCSDISAKELKEKKLQEEKENGKDAATNGKENEENGEPEVDDEEDEEVDEEDEEDDGEGDEEDEEDDEDELEGGTKRAAEDDDDDDEDDVETKKQKTDDDD, encoded by the exons ATGGCGGACGCACAAACCGATACCTGCTCGGACATCTCAGCCAAG GAACTGAAGGAGAagaagctgcaggaggagaaggagaacggCAAAGACGCCGCCACCAACGGGAAGGAAAACGAGGAGAACGGCGAGCCCGAAGTAGACGACGAAGAAGACGAGGAGGTggacgaggaggacgaggaggatgaTGGAGAAG gcgatgaggaagacgaggaagacgaCGAGGACGAACTGGAAGGCGGCACAAAACGGGCAGCCgaggacgacgacgacgacgacgag GACGACGTCGAAACCAAGAAGCAGAAAACCGACGACGACGATTGA